From a region of the Terriglobia bacterium genome:
- a CDS encoding uracil-DNA glycosylase, which yields MPSWLTHLNREIVACELCPRLRRHCEKVAREKRRAYMDWDYWGKPVPGFGDPDARVLVLGLAPGAHGSNRTGRPFTGDGSGYFLYRVLHSAGFASQPAATHKDDGLKLKDLFITAVARCAPPGNKPTPTELANCAPFLDRELAGLKKVTVVVALGKIAFDRYLAALKRAGVLNSRSGLTFAHGARYRLPHGVTLLCSYHPSLQNTNTGKLTEKMLLDVFRAAARIAARGKRATTPTGAAPR from the coding sequence ATGCCCTCCTGGCTCACCCATCTCAACCGCGAGATCGTCGCTTGCGAGCTCTGCCCGCGCTTGCGCCGGCATTGCGAAAAGGTCGCGCGCGAGAAGCGCCGCGCCTACATGGACTGGGATTACTGGGGTAAGCCCGTGCCGGGCTTCGGCGACCCGGACGCGCGCGTGCTCGTCCTCGGACTCGCTCCCGGCGCCCACGGCTCCAACCGTACCGGACGCCCCTTCACCGGCGACGGCTCCGGCTACTTCCTCTACCGCGTCCTGCACAGCGCTGGCTTCGCCTCCCAACCTGCTGCGACACATAAAGATGATGGGCTGAAGTTAAAGGATCTGTTTATCACCGCGGTGGCCCGCTGCGCTCCTCCCGGCAACAAGCCGACGCCCACGGAGCTGGCCAACTGTGCGCCCTTCCTCGACCGCGAACTTGCCGGCCTGAAGAAGGTCACGGTGGTGGTCGCGCTGGGCAAGATCGCCTTCGACCGCTACCTGGCTGCGCTGAAGCGCGCCGGCGTGCTCAACTCCCGCAGTGGCCTCACCTTCGCCCACGGCGCGCGCTATCGTCTGCCCCACGGCGTGACGCTGCTTTGCTCCTACCATCCGTCCTTGCAGAACACCAATACGGGCAAGCTGACCGAAAAGATGCTGCTCGACGTCTTCCGCGCCGCCGCGCGCATCG